A stretch of the Marinobacter sp. JH2 genome encodes the following:
- a CDS encoding IS1182 family transposase, which produces MPRFKHYNYDQDAMVVINYQEQLQPGTFEHAVHYLIEHKLDLSVFHPKYRNDNTGRMAYDPAILLKIILFAYSKGITSSREIQWCCETNIIFKALSCDTVPHFTTLAKFVSSHAEEIEELFEQVLLVCHEQGLLGNELFAIDGCKMSSNAAKEWSGTFKELGEKRDKLKRLIRHHLREHHERDEAETEAELDRDIRRAKTILSLDEAMTKVDRFLKTSSPRMGQGKRRKEVKSNLTDNESAKMTTSKGTIQGYNGVATVDKKHQVIVDAQAFGEGQEHHTLQPVLETVEARFKKLGIADNIYQQGVVVTADTGFANEANMKYLHERQINGYVPDNKFRSRDPKFAQQKGKYGKRHQNLPKTGWKNIIPASEFQFDPVSLTCICPAGNAISYQGTRETENGKTRVQFEGRLLQCRHCPKKHRCMQNPASANHRTGSGRQVSFTIANKRLPNYTDWMKHRIDSPQGKEIYSHRMSVVEPVFGNIGTTKRLNRFSLRGKRKVQGQWQLYCLVHNIEKLANYGQMAA; this is translated from the coding sequence ATGCCTCGTTTCAAGCACTACAACTACGACCAAGATGCGATGGTCGTGATCAATTACCAGGAGCAGCTCCAGCCGGGCACCTTTGAACACGCCGTTCATTACCTGATTGAACACAAGCTGGATCTGTCTGTGTTTCATCCCAAGTACCGCAACGACAACACCGGCCGCATGGCCTACGATCCAGCTATTCTTCTGAAAATCATCCTGTTCGCCTATTCCAAAGGCATCACTTCCAGCCGTGAAATCCAGTGGTGCTGCGAAACCAACATCATTTTTAAAGCACTGTCCTGCGACACCGTTCCGCACTTCACTACCTTGGCCAAGTTCGTTAGCAGCCACGCTGAGGAAATCGAAGAGCTGTTCGAGCAGGTGTTGCTGGTGTGTCACGAACAAGGCTTGCTAGGCAACGAGCTGTTTGCCATCGACGGCTGCAAAATGTCCTCGAACGCCGCCAAAGAATGGTCGGGCACCTTTAAGGAGTTGGGTGAAAAACGAGACAAGCTGAAGCGGCTGATTCGCCATCATCTGCGTGAACACCACGAACGGGATGAGGCCGAAACCGAAGCCGAACTGGATAGGGATATTCGCCGTGCGAAAACCATCCTATCGCTAGACGAAGCGATGACCAAAGTAGACCGATTCCTAAAGACGAGCAGCCCAAGGATGGGGCAAGGGAAACGGCGCAAGGAAGTGAAGAGCAACCTCACCGATAACGAAAGCGCCAAGATGACCACCAGCAAAGGCACGATCCAGGGCTATAACGGCGTGGCCACGGTGGACAAGAAACACCAGGTCATCGTGGATGCTCAGGCCTTCGGGGAAGGGCAGGAACACCACACCCTGCAACCCGTGCTGGAAACGGTCGAAGCTCGCTTCAAGAAGTTGGGTATTGCTGACAATATCTACCAGCAAGGTGTTGTCGTTACGGCGGACACGGGCTTCGCCAACGAAGCGAACATGAAGTATTTGCACGAGCGGCAAATCAACGGCTACGTGCCGGACAACAAATTCCGAAGCCGGGACCCCAAGTTCGCGCAGCAGAAAGGCAAGTACGGAAAACGGCACCAGAACCTGCCCAAAACCGGATGGAAAAACATCATTCCTGCAAGTGAATTCCAGTTCGATCCGGTGAGCCTTACCTGTATCTGTCCGGCTGGCAACGCCATTAGTTACCAAGGCACACGGGAAACCGAGAACGGTAAGACCCGGGTGCAATTCGAGGGCCGTCTGCTCCAGTGCAGGCATTGCCCAAAGAAACATCGATGTATGCAAAATCCGGCGTCAGCTAACCACCGCACAGGTTCTGGGCGGCAAGTCTCGTTCACCATCGCAAACAAACGGCTTCCGAACTACACGGATTGGATGAAGCATCGGATAGATAGCCCGCAAGGCAAAGAAATCTACAGCCACCGCATGTCGGTGGTGGAGCCAGTGTTCGGCAACATCGGTACAACGAAACGTCTAAACCGTTTTAGTCTGCGTGGAAAGCGAAAAGTGCAGGGGCAATGGCAGTTGTATTGTTTGGTGCACAATATTGAGAAACTGGCGAATTATGGGCAGATGGCTGCGTGA
- a CDS encoding DUF302 domain-containing protein — MSYTIDRVIKDVDFEDVDRRARQALTDHGFGVLTEIDVKATMKKKLDKDMLAYRILGACNPGMAWEAIGVEPRVGAMLPCNVILREVSEGIEVSAVDPLASMSAIDNDELK; from the coding sequence ATGTCATACACGATCGATCGAGTTATCAAGGATGTCGATTTCGAGGACGTGGACAGAAGAGCGCGTCAGGCCCTCACTGATCACGGGTTCGGTGTGCTGACAGAAATTGATGTCAAAGCCACCATGAAGAAAAAGCTGGACAAGGATATGTTGGCCTATCGGATTCTCGGGGCCTGCAATCCTGGCATGGCCTGGGAAGCCATCGGTGTGGAGCCTCGCGTGGGTGCCATGCTGCCTTGCAACGTTATTCTTCGTGAGGTTTCGGAGGGCATTGAGGTAAGTGCAGTGGATCCATTGGCTTCCATGAGCGCCATCGATAATGACGAGCTCAAGTAG
- a CDS encoding heavy metal translocating P-type ATPase has translation MAEHHHAHDHDHHTDKEPGEHTAKDPVCGMAVDPHTAEHRSQHGGKTWYFCSSRCQSKFDEDPEQYLDWEKKQQEPVAPGTMYTCPMHPEIRQQGPGDCPICGMALEPEQVSLDDGPSEELKDMTCRFWIGLVLALPVLVLEMGGHLTGLDHIIAPQMSNWIQLVLATPVVLWCGWPFFVRGWKSVVSRNLNMFTLIAIGTGVALIYSLVATLAPQIFPGAFRQEDGSVAVYFEAAAVIVVLVLLGQVLELRAREKTSGAIKALLDLAPATARKLDDDGSESDVSLDQVKVGDRLRVRPGDKVPLDGEVLEGSSNVDESMVTGEPLAVSKKSGDQVIGGSINQQGSFIMRADKVGRDTMLSQIVQMVASAQRSRAPIQGLADKVAGYFVPAVIVIAIIAFIAWSFFGPTPPMAFGLIAAVSVLIIACPCALGLATPMSIMVGVGRGAQSGVLIRDAEALERMEKVDTVVVDKTGTLTEGKPQVTRLVAANGFDDSSLMRYAGGLEKGSEHPLAHAILDKAKGMDLKLPDAEDFDSPNGKGVTGRLDGKRVLLGNRLLMESENVDTTRFDGDADQLRKDGATVIFAAVDGNVAGLLAIADPVKETTEAAISALQKDGIRVVMLTGDNRTSAEAVARKLHIDEVEAEVLPEDKGKIVQRLKDEGRVVVMAGDGVNDAPALATADVGVAMGTGTDVAIESAGITLLRGDLMGIVEARRLSLATMRNIRQNLFFAFVYNSAGVPIAAGVLYPFFGILLSPIFAAAAMSLSSVSVIVNALRLRVVKLGSKQ, from the coding sequence ATGGCTGAGCACCATCACGCCCATGACCACGATCACCACACCGATAAAGAACCTGGCGAGCACACCGCCAAGGATCCGGTTTGCGGCATGGCAGTGGATCCGCATACCGCGGAACACCGCAGCCAGCATGGCGGTAAAACCTGGTACTTCTGCTCGTCGCGTTGCCAGTCCAAATTCGACGAGGACCCTGAGCAGTACCTCGATTGGGAAAAGAAACAGCAAGAGCCGGTAGCGCCGGGCACTATGTATACCTGTCCCATGCACCCCGAGATTCGGCAGCAAGGGCCAGGGGACTGCCCAATCTGCGGCATGGCCCTGGAGCCCGAGCAGGTAAGCCTGGACGACGGGCCTTCGGAAGAACTCAAAGACATGACCTGCCGATTCTGGATCGGCCTGGTGCTGGCCCTGCCTGTACTGGTGCTGGAGATGGGTGGGCACCTCACCGGACTCGATCACATTATAGCCCCGCAGATGTCCAACTGGATTCAACTGGTGCTGGCAACGCCTGTGGTGCTCTGGTGCGGTTGGCCCTTCTTCGTCCGGGGTTGGAAATCCGTGGTTAGCCGTAACTTGAACATGTTTACGCTCATTGCCATTGGTACCGGCGTCGCGCTGATCTACAGCCTGGTGGCGACCCTGGCGCCGCAGATCTTCCCAGGCGCCTTCCGGCAGGAAGACGGGTCGGTCGCCGTCTACTTCGAGGCGGCTGCTGTCATCGTGGTGCTGGTGCTGCTGGGGCAGGTGCTGGAATTGCGCGCCAGAGAGAAAACCTCTGGTGCCATCAAGGCCCTGCTGGATCTGGCACCGGCGACGGCCAGAAAACTGGACGACGATGGCAGCGAATCCGATGTGTCGCTTGATCAGGTCAAGGTGGGCGACCGCCTGCGGGTGCGCCCCGGTGACAAGGTGCCGCTGGACGGCGAGGTGCTTGAAGGCAGCTCCAACGTGGATGAGTCCATGGTGACCGGCGAGCCCCTGGCGGTCAGCAAGAAATCCGGCGACCAAGTGATCGGCGGCAGTATCAACCAGCAGGGCAGCTTTATCATGCGGGCCGACAAGGTTGGCCGTGACACCATGCTGTCCCAGATTGTGCAGATGGTGGCGAGCGCCCAGCGCAGCCGCGCGCCCATTCAGGGCCTGGCCGACAAGGTGGCGGGTTATTTTGTGCCTGCGGTGATCGTGATCGCCATTATCGCCTTTATAGCCTGGTCATTCTTCGGGCCCACGCCGCCTATGGCGTTCGGGCTGATTGCAGCGGTCAGTGTTCTGATCATTGCCTGCCCTTGCGCACTTGGCTTGGCGACGCCCATGTCCATCATGGTGGGTGTCGGACGCGGTGCTCAAAGTGGTGTTCTGATTCGCGATGCGGAAGCCTTGGAGCGTATGGAGAAGGTGGACACCGTGGTGGTGGATAAAACCGGCACGCTGACAGAGGGCAAGCCGCAAGTCACCCGGCTTGTCGCGGCCAACGGGTTCGATGACAGTAGTCTCATGCGTTATGCAGGCGGCCTGGAGAAAGGCAGTGAGCACCCACTGGCTCACGCCATACTCGATAAAGCCAAGGGCATGGACCTGAAGCTTCCGGATGCGGAAGACTTTGACTCTCCGAATGGTAAAGGGGTTACCGGTCGATTAGACGGCAAGCGGGTGCTACTTGGTAACCGCCTTCTCATGGAGTCGGAAAATGTCGACACCACGCGATTTGACGGCGACGCCGACCAGCTCCGAAAAGATGGTGCTACCGTGATTTTTGCTGCTGTCGACGGAAACGTCGCAGGGTTGCTGGCGATTGCCGATCCGGTCAAGGAAACCACCGAAGCCGCTATTTCCGCGCTGCAAAAAGACGGCATCCGGGTGGTCATGCTGACCGGCGATAACCGCACTTCAGCTGAAGCAGTTGCCCGAAAACTGCATATCGACGAAGTGGAAGCGGAAGTCCTGCCGGAAGATAAGGGCAAGATCGTCCAGCGCCTGAAAGACGAAGGCCGTGTTGTCGTGATGGCGGGTGACGGCGTAAACGATGCGCCTGCACTGGCAACGGCGGATGTCGGTGTGGCCATGGGCACCGGGACCGATGTCGCCATCGAAAGCGCCGGCATTACGCTGCTGCGCGGCGACCTGATGGGCATTGTCGAGGCGCGCCGTTTGTCTCTGGCGACCATGCGCAATATCCGTCAGAACCTGTTTTTCGCCTTCGTTTACAACTCCGCCGGTGTTCCGATAGCGGCAGGGGTTTTGTACCCGTTTTTCGGGATACTGCTGTCGCCCATTTTTGCAGCGGCCGCCATGTCGCTGTCCTCGGTCAGCGTGATCGTGAATGCGCTGCGTTTGAGGGTGGTGAAACTCGGGTCAAAGCAATGA
- a CDS encoding APC family permease, which produces MSREEDRSTRYQEGSLTLPGTVMLGTGVMIGAGIFALTGQMAQMTGVLFPLAFLAAALIVGFSAYSYIKISNAYPSAGGIGMYLHKAYGNRLPTAFNALLMYFSMVIAQSFLARTFGSYTMQLFGGDDSGRMVPILGVALILAAFLINLLGNRMIQGVASFIGILKIGGILIFGLVGVWIADSISVDFSEPGEAGTLGNFLGATALGILAFKGFTTITNSGSEVIDPKRNVGRAIVISIAACVVIYTLVGFAVASNLSLAEIIETQDYSLAAAARPALGEYGVWFTVAIAMMATAGGILASVFAVSRMLAMLTEMKLVPHRHFGMPGSIQKHTLVYTVVLGLILTAFFDLSRIAALGIVFYLIMDIAIHWGVLRYLRKDIKANTWVPATAILLDLLALGGFVWVKLNTDPFVISVAVVTMIVIAVSEQIFLKRSPESAQAKQEESHAHHH; this is translated from the coding sequence ATGAGCAGGGAGGAAGATCGAAGCACTCGCTACCAGGAAGGTAGTCTCACTCTGCCAGGGACGGTGATGCTGGGTACCGGCGTCATGATTGGCGCCGGTATTTTTGCTCTGACCGGGCAGATGGCGCAGATGACCGGCGTTCTTTTCCCGCTGGCCTTTCTCGCGGCGGCCTTGATTGTTGGCTTCAGCGCGTATTCCTATATCAAGATTTCCAACGCCTACCCGTCGGCCGGGGGCATTGGCATGTACTTGCATAAAGCCTACGGAAACCGGCTGCCAACGGCTTTCAACGCCCTGTTGATGTATTTTTCCATGGTCATCGCTCAGAGCTTCCTGGCCCGGACCTTTGGCTCTTACACCATGCAACTTTTCGGCGGGGATGACAGTGGCCGCATGGTGCCCATTCTCGGCGTGGCGCTCATTCTTGCGGCCTTTCTGATCAACCTGCTGGGCAATCGGATGATTCAAGGGGTGGCTTCCTTTATCGGGATCCTGAAAATCGGCGGCATACTGATTTTCGGTCTGGTCGGGGTCTGGATTGCCGACTCAATCTCGGTTGATTTTTCGGAGCCCGGTGAAGCCGGAACGCTGGGCAACTTCTTGGGCGCGACCGCGTTGGGCATTCTTGCGTTCAAAGGCTTTACGACCATCACCAACAGTGGTTCGGAAGTCATCGACCCGAAGCGAAACGTTGGGCGCGCCATCGTGATTTCCATTGCCGCCTGTGTGGTGATCTACACGCTGGTGGGATTTGCGGTCGCCAGCAATCTATCTCTGGCTGAAATTATCGAAACGCAGGATTACTCTCTCGCCGCTGCTGCACGCCCCGCTCTCGGCGAATACGGCGTCTGGTTTACTGTTGCGATTGCCATGATGGCCACGGCGGGAGGAATTCTGGCCAGTGTATTTGCTGTGTCCCGCATGTTGGCCATGCTGACGGAGATGAAACTGGTTCCTCATCGGCATTTCGGGATGCCCGGCAGCATTCAGAAGCACACACTGGTGTATACCGTTGTCCTGGGTCTGATTCTGACCGCCTTCTTTGACCTGTCACGCATTGCTGCGTTGGGTATCGTGTTTTATCTGATTATGGACATTGCCATTCACTGGGGTGTGCTCCGTTATCTACGCAAAGACATTAAGGCCAACACCTGGGTGCCAGCAACAGCCATCTTGTTGGATCTTTTGGCGCTGGGCGGCTTCGTCTGGGTAAAGCTTAATACGGACCCGTTCGTCATCAGCGTGGCAGTCGTGACCATGATCGTGATTGCAGTATCCGAGCAGATTTTCCTTAAAAGATCACCGGAATCGGCGCAAGCGAAACAGGAAGAGAGTCATGCGCATCATCATTAA
- a CDS encoding copper resistance protein B: MSCIRSIVAVSFLASIGVSTAVTAQEMISDTTARKQPLTTWGVQFEEFEYRYSDDDEELGVWNADAFYGTDDFKVRLLTTGEYEIEEQAYETLENQLVGQIPISKFFDAKAGVRFDTPEGPDRTYAVLGVAGLAPQWFEIDANLYVSNDGDTSAELDAEYELLFTNYWILAATLDASVAFSEDEEIGVGKGLVSTETGLRLRYDLIDRAFSPYVGVVHERKYGDSADLAEASGGGTEDWFAVIGARIAF, from the coding sequence ATGAGCTGTATTCGATCAATTGTCGCAGTCAGCTTCCTTGCCTCTATTGGTGTCTCAACGGCGGTGACAGCTCAGGAAATGATCTCCGACACGACCGCTCGAAAACAGCCGCTCACAACCTGGGGCGTTCAATTCGAGGAATTTGAGTACCGCTACAGCGACGATGACGAGGAGCTGGGCGTCTGGAATGCGGATGCCTTCTATGGCACCGACGACTTTAAAGTCCGGCTGCTCACAACCGGGGAGTACGAGATAGAGGAGCAGGCCTACGAAACGCTGGAAAACCAGTTGGTCGGCCAGATCCCCATTTCCAAGTTCTTCGACGCCAAAGCGGGCGTGCGTTTCGATACTCCGGAAGGGCCGGACCGGACATACGCCGTTCTCGGTGTCGCCGGCCTGGCGCCCCAATGGTTTGAGATCGATGCAAACCTGTACGTCAGCAACGATGGTGATACGTCAGCCGAACTGGACGCTGAGTACGAATTGCTGTTCACCAATTACTGGATCCTGGCGGCAACTCTGGATGCCTCGGTAGCGTTCAGTGAGGATGAAGAGATTGGTGTCGGCAAAGGATTGGTTTCCACCGAAACCGGCCTCCGGCTCCGCTACGACCTGATAGACCGTGCGTTCTCGCCTTATGTGGGTGTGGTGCACGAGCGTAAGTATGGCGATAGTGCCGACCTGGCCGAGGCGAGCGGCGGCGGCACAGAAGACTGGTTTGCCGTGATCGGCGCTCGAATCGCATTCTGA
- a CDS encoding copper resistance system multicopper oxidase has translation MKPRFLTGLLSLLMPAMVLAGEYDLTVDRVKIDTGDFVKEGIGYNGASPGPVMRFKEGENVRINVTNNLDEMTSIHWHGLILPFNQDGVPGISFPGIKPGETFTYEFPIQQAGTYWFHSHSGFQEPDGAYGAIVIEPEGREPFRYDREYVVQLTDKHPHSGDRIMRNLKMMPDYYNREQQTVGEFFSDVSKNGLMNTVSDRIAWGGMRMMKADVEDVQGFTGLINGKGPDQNWTGLFEPGERIRLRFINSSAMTYFDIRIPGLDMTVVQADGNNVQPVNVDEFRIGVAETYDVIVRPRDKQAYTIFAESMGRSGYARATLAPEEGMEAAVPQLRDPARLTMADMSDMPGMDHGNMAGMDHGDMDMNSSEGMSGMDHSNMEGMDHGSMAMGKGGQSDPFYAKGSGLVPTAANGGKFLSYADLKAQDPLYEDREPTREIELRLTGNMERYTWSINGVKYEDADPIRLKYGERVRFKFVNETMMTHPMHLHGMWSILDVGADQWNPIKHTVSVQPGTTVYMETEVDAPGQWAFHCHLSYHAAAGMFRKVIVEGGPESAQAKTDVIAKDGGEV, from the coding sequence ATGAAACCACGCTTTTTGACAGGGCTTTTGAGCCTGCTGATGCCCGCCATGGTTCTGGCCGGCGAATACGACCTTACGGTCGACCGGGTAAAAATTGATACCGGCGATTTTGTGAAGGAAGGCATTGGATACAACGGCGCATCTCCGGGACCGGTAATGCGTTTCAAGGAAGGCGAGAACGTCCGGATCAACGTGACCAACAACCTGGATGAGATGACGTCCATTCACTGGCACGGCCTGATCCTTCCTTTTAACCAGGACGGTGTGCCTGGTATCAGTTTCCCGGGCATCAAGCCGGGTGAAACCTTTACCTATGAGTTTCCTATCCAGCAGGCAGGCACCTACTGGTTCCACAGCCACTCTGGTTTTCAGGAGCCGGACGGCGCCTATGGTGCCATTGTCATCGAGCCCGAGGGCCGTGAGCCATTCCGCTACGATCGTGAATACGTGGTGCAGCTGACTGACAAGCACCCCCATTCCGGTGACCGCATCATGCGCAACCTGAAAATGATGCCGGATTACTACAACCGCGAGCAGCAAACTGTCGGCGAGTTTTTCTCGGACGTGTCAAAGAATGGCCTGATGAACACCGTCAGTGACCGTATTGCCTGGGGTGGTATGCGGATGATGAAGGCGGACGTTGAAGACGTGCAGGGCTTTACGGGCCTGATCAACGGCAAAGGCCCGGACCAGAACTGGACGGGACTCTTTGAGCCGGGCGAACGCATTCGGCTGCGATTCATCAACTCTTCTGCGATGACCTACTTCGACATCCGGATTCCTGGTCTGGACATGACGGTTGTCCAGGCTGATGGCAACAACGTTCAGCCGGTCAATGTGGACGAATTCCGGATTGGTGTGGCGGAAACCTACGATGTGATCGTTCGCCCGAGAGACAAGCAGGCCTACACCATTTTTGCTGAATCCATGGGGCGGTCCGGCTATGCCAGGGCAACGTTGGCCCCCGAAGAAGGTATGGAAGCGGCTGTTCCGCAACTGCGTGATCCGGCGCGCCTGACTATGGCAGACATGAGCGATATGCCCGGCATGGACCATGGCAACATGGCCGGTATGGATCATGGCGACATGGATATGAATAGCTCAGAAGGGATGTCCGGAATGGATCATTCCAACATGGAAGGCATGGATCATGGTTCCATGGCGATGGGAAAAGGCGGCCAAAGCGACCCCTTTTACGCCAAGGGAAGTGGCCTTGTACCCACGGCAGCCAATGGCGGCAAGTTCCTGTCCTATGCTGACCTGAAGGCCCAAGATCCACTGTATGAAGACCGCGAACCGACCCGGGAAATTGAGCTTCGTTTGACCGGCAATATGGAGCGTTATACCTGGAGCATTAATGGCGTCAAGTACGAAGACGCAGACCCAATTCGTCTCAAATACGGTGAGCGAGTTCGCTTCAAATTCGTGAACGAGACCATGATGACTCACCCTATGCACCTGCACGGTATGTGGTCCATTCTCGATGTTGGTGCAGACCAATGGAACCCGATCAAGCACACGGTCAGTGTGCAGCCAGGCACCACGGTTTACATGGAAACCGAGGTCGACGCGCCCGGTCAGTGGGCGTTCCACTGTCACCTGTCCTATCACGCGGCCGCTGGTATGTTCCGCAAGGTCATTGTTGAAGGTGGGCCAGAGTCGGCGCAGGCCAAAACAGACGTGATTGCCAAAGATGGAGGTGAGGTATGA
- a CDS encoding cupredoxin domain-containing protein, with translation MNASKLFVAGMALSMSATAFAAGAHDGGHGHGATSGEPGKASEASRTVTVEMYDNYYEPEEISVKPGETVRFVVENKGNLVHEFNVGTPDMHEAHQEEMMMMVEHGVIQGGKLNHDMMNMDMGNGHSMKHDDPNSVLLEPGQSKEVVWKFSDKGNIEFACNVPGHYQAGMYGEVNFE, from the coding sequence ATGAATGCATCAAAACTATTCGTAGCGGGTATGGCGCTTTCAATGTCGGCAACAGCGTTTGCGGCTGGCGCCCATGATGGTGGCCACGGGCACGGCGCTACAAGCGGTGAACCTGGCAAAGCGTCGGAGGCCAGCCGAACCGTAACTGTCGAGATGTACGACAACTACTACGAACCCGAAGAAATCAGTGTAAAGCCGGGTGAAACCGTTCGCTTCGTGGTGGAGAACAAGGGAAACCTCGTCCATGAGTTCAATGTTGGCACTCCCGACATGCACGAAGCTCATCAAGAGGAAATGATGATGATGGTTGAGCATGGCGTCATCCAGGGCGGCAAGCTGAACCACGACATGATGAATATGGATATGGGGAATGGCCATTCCATGAAGCATGACGACCCGAACAGCGTGTTGCTGGAACCGGGCCAAAGTAAAGAAGTGGTATGGAAGTTCTCTGATAAAGGCAATATCGAATTTGCCTGCAACGTGCCGGGCCACTATCAGGCCGGGATGTACGGTGAGGTCAATTTCGAGTAA
- a CDS encoding response regulator transcription factor has product MRLLLVEDDRLLAEGLVRQLGKAGFSVDTTPSAREAVVLGEQEDYRAVVLDLGLPDGNGLDVLRKWRTNHVSCPVLILTARGDWQDKVNGLKAGADDYLAKPFQTEELIARLNALVRRSEGRVHAQVKAGRFELDENRQSLKMDDGVEHTLTGTEFRLLRCLMSRPGHVFSKEQLMEQLYNLNDSPSENVIEAYIRRLRKLVGSETISTRRGQGYIFNAIP; this is encoded by the coding sequence ATGCGTTTACTGCTCGTCGAAGATGACCGCTTGCTTGCTGAGGGTCTGGTCAGGCAGTTGGGAAAAGCAGGTTTCAGCGTTGATACAACTCCCAGTGCCCGAGAAGCCGTCGTTCTGGGTGAGCAAGAGGATTACCGTGCTGTTGTTCTGGACCTGGGTCTACCTGATGGCAACGGGCTGGACGTATTGAGAAAGTGGCGAACGAATCACGTCAGCTGTCCGGTCTTGATTCTGACCGCGAGAGGCGATTGGCAGGATAAGGTTAACGGCTTAAAAGCCGGGGCAGACGATTACCTGGCAAAACCTTTTCAGACAGAAGAGCTAATCGCACGCCTCAACGCACTCGTGCGTCGAAGTGAAGGAAGGGTCCATGCTCAGGTTAAAGCCGGCCGCTTTGAACTGGACGAAAACCGCCAGAGTCTCAAGATGGACGACGGCGTGGAACATACACTTACCGGCACCGAATTCCGGCTGCTACGTTGTTTGATGAGCCGCCCTGGCCACGTCTTTTCCAAAGAACAACTAATGGAACAGCTTTACAACTTGAATGATAGCCCGAGCGAAAACGTCATTGAGGCGTATATTCGGAGGTTAAGGAAGCTAGTGGGCAGCGAAACCATCTCAACACGACGCGGCCAGGGGTACATTTTTAATGCGATTCCTTAA
- a CDS encoding ATP-binding protein, which translates to MRFLKKPASVKGTLLALLLPAGIGLMGVAWLVHGLLLDRMSREFVESRLKDEVVFLEHQIRDANGEVDTLQTGDYFQDVFHHAFAIHTPEQTIISPDTWEPLLTPLIENEEDGAVRVEDAETTDTPLDILAYRKSFQVGETPIVVIVSEDLGALKRSQAALHAWTAVVSVLLIMLLVAVLWSGITMSMRPVVTLKAALKRLQDGEISRINVQSPEEFHPLVLQLNQLLDSLDQRLERSRDALANLSHSVKTPIAAVRQILEDDTRPLDTTLRHQMVERLSDIDRQLEAEMRRSRFAGPQIGKSAYPIKQARDLLWMLGRLYPEKSFELSSSLPEDSRWPIEEHDLNEVLGNLLDNAGKWSSRCVELSVEQGSGFKRIVVADDGPGVNHKDLASLGQRGLRLDEQTPGHGLGLAIVRDIVTRYEGKISFSTKSCSGLRVSIELLR; encoded by the coding sequence ATGCGATTCCTTAAAAAGCCTGCGTCCGTAAAAGGAACCTTGCTTGCGCTGTTACTGCCCGCCGGAATTGGTCTAATGGGGGTGGCGTGGTTGGTCCATGGCTTGCTGCTCGACCGAATGTCTCGGGAATTCGTTGAAAGCCGACTGAAAGATGAAGTCGTTTTCCTTGAGCACCAGATTCGCGACGCGAATGGTGAAGTTGACACTCTCCAGACGGGCGATTATTTCCAGGATGTTTTTCATCATGCCTTTGCCATACATACACCCGAACAGACCATCATTTCACCCGATACTTGGGAGCCCTTGTTAACGCCTCTGATTGAAAACGAAGAAGACGGAGCCGTTCGCGTAGAAGATGCCGAAACCACTGATACTCCCTTAGACATCCTCGCCTACCGAAAGTCTTTTCAGGTCGGTGAAACACCCATCGTCGTAATCGTTTCTGAAGATCTGGGTGCGCTGAAACGCAGCCAAGCTGCACTTCATGCCTGGACCGCCGTAGTATCAGTTCTGTTGATTATGCTCTTGGTCGCCGTGCTCTGGTCCGGAATCACGATGTCCATGCGACCGGTTGTCACACTCAAAGCCGCATTAAAAAGACTCCAGGACGGAGAGATCTCCCGAATCAACGTTCAGTCGCCAGAGGAGTTCCACCCGCTGGTTCTTCAACTAAATCAGTTGCTGGACTCCTTAGATCAGCGACTGGAGCGCTCCAGGGACGCTCTCGCAAACCTGTCTCATAGCGTCAAAACCCCCATCGCAGCCGTCCGGCAGATACTGGAAGACGACACACGTCCCCTCGACACTACTCTTAGGCACCAGATGGTGGAGCGACTAAGCGATATCGATAGGCAATTAGAGGCTGAAATGCGTCGAAGCCGTTTTGCAGGGCCCCAGATTGGGAAAAGCGCCTACCCCATAAAACAGGCACGGGATCTTTTGTGGATGCTCGGTCGTTTATATCCGGAAAAGTCGTTTGAACTATCGAGTTCTCTGCCTGAAGACAGCCGATGGCCGATAGAAGAACATGATCTTAATGAAGTATTGGGCAACTTACTGGACAATGCTGGCAAATGGTCTTCGAGATGCGTAGAGCTCTCTGTGGAACAAGGCAGCGGCTTCAAGCGAATAGTTGTTGCTGATGATGGCCCAGGGGTTAATCACAAGGATTTAGCCAGTTTGGGCCAAAGGGGTCTGCGGCTAGATGAGCAAACACCTGGGCACGGTCTCGGCCTTGCTATCGTTCGAGATATAGTGACTCGCTATGAAGGTAAAATCAGCTTTTCGACTAAGTCCTGTAGCGGTTTACGCGTTTCTATCGAATTATTAAGATAA